In the genome of Myxococcus stipitatus, one region contains:
- a CDS encoding MFS transporter — protein MRLPSSRLALLGVLYFVQGMPFGFQATALPVYLRERGVSLTTLGFVGVLALPWGLKALWAPLVDRYHSSRLGRRRSWILPMQAGLTLTCVAAGLLASEGGSLRLLLGLILVMNLFAATQDIAVDGLAVDLLRPEELGLGNSVQVVGYKLGMLTGGGLLVWASKYLGWSGLFLSMGALCAVAFVVTLLAREVPPRESSSASPSEKAAARLSWAQWWERIRALVTSPGVGWLLLFIGTYKLGETMADVLYKPFLVDAGIPAWRIGQWVGTWGNVASIAGSIAGGVLAMRLPMLGALALTASLRVLPLMGRWWLASHGVSDAGVIGVTLAEELVGGALTTVMFAFMMSRVDRSIGATHYTLLASIEVWGKAPAGPLAGWLADSTHGLGWGYAPVFLLGAALSVAFLMLLIPMRRQQARPMALASTSG, from the coding sequence ATGAGACTGCCCTCCTCCCGGCTCGCGCTGCTCGGCGTCCTCTACTTCGTGCAGGGGATGCCGTTCGGATTCCAGGCCACCGCGCTCCCCGTCTACCTGCGCGAGCGAGGCGTGTCGCTCACCACGCTGGGCTTCGTCGGAGTCCTCGCGCTGCCGTGGGGACTCAAGGCCCTGTGGGCGCCGCTGGTGGACCGCTACCACTCCTCGCGCCTGGGGCGCCGCCGCTCGTGGATTCTCCCGATGCAGGCGGGCCTGACGCTGACGTGTGTCGCGGCGGGGCTGCTCGCGTCGGAGGGAGGCTCGCTGCGGCTGCTGCTGGGGCTCATCCTGGTGATGAACCTCTTCGCGGCGACGCAGGACATCGCGGTGGATGGGCTCGCGGTGGACCTGCTGCGTCCGGAGGAGCTGGGGCTCGGCAACTCCGTGCAGGTGGTGGGCTACAAGCTGGGCATGCTCACCGGAGGGGGGCTGCTGGTCTGGGCCAGCAAGTACCTGGGCTGGTCGGGCCTGTTCCTCTCCATGGGCGCGCTGTGCGCCGTCGCCTTCGTCGTCACGCTCCTCGCGCGCGAGGTGCCACCGCGTGAGTCCTCCTCCGCGTCCCCATCCGAGAAGGCCGCGGCGCGCTTGAGCTGGGCGCAGTGGTGGGAGCGCATCCGGGCGTTGGTGACGAGCCCGGGTGTCGGCTGGCTGTTGCTCTTCATCGGCACGTACAAGCTGGGCGAGACGATGGCGGACGTCCTCTACAAGCCCTTCCTCGTCGACGCGGGCATTCCCGCGTGGCGCATCGGCCAGTGGGTGGGGACGTGGGGCAACGTGGCGTCCATCGCCGGCTCCATCGCGGGAGGAGTGCTCGCCATGCGCCTGCCCATGTTGGGGGCGCTGGCGCTCACCGCGTCGCTGCGCGTGTTGCCGCTGATGGGGCGGTGGTGGCTCGCGAGCCATGGGGTGAGTGACGCGGGAGTCATCGGCGTGACGCTCGCGGAGGAGCTGGTGGGTGGCGCGCTCACGACGGTGATGTTCGCGTTCATGATGTCGCGCGTGGACCGGAGCATCGGCGCGACGCACTACACGCTACTGGCCAGCATCGAGGTCTGGGGCAAGGCGCCCGCGGGCCCGCTCGCGGGGTGGCTCGCGGATTCGACGCATGGGCTCGGGTGGGGATACGCGCCGGTGTTCCTGTTGGGGGCGGCGTTGTCCGTGGCCTTCCTCATGCTGCTGATTCCGATGCGGCGGCAACAGGCCCGTCCCATGGCGCTCGCATCCACGAGTGGATGA
- a CDS encoding GvpL/GvpF family gas vesicle protein — MSSSPRSATCSRSARSRRPGRASMPRPSRPSSKARRPGRRGTAARAEAPRKQKPRSASAPKSRPPPAKAKPRRRKGSRGAKTREVPEVQEDFRGPWYLHGVVRAKGPLKLGALGLGMPPARIHGVREGALTALVSPISTHRVDPTRANLMAHQRAAEVILRDHTLLPVAFGTVLSSRAQVQQLLRATKAVLTTALSALDDKVELGVKVLHHREHLARRMELEDLGLRRRADEMETEHEQRLWHAVELRAALDMAAMLESLRPLAAASRIHSPVGERMLLNTAFLVTRAEVPAFEAKVRTLAARSDLYSFRFTGPWPAYSFVDVRLGLAREEAPAASGPAG, encoded by the coding sequence ATGAGCTCGTCACCGAGGTCCGCAACCTGCTCGCGCAGCGCGCGGTCGCGGCGACCCGGTAGGGCCTCCATGCCACGGCCCTCCCGTCCCTCCAGCAAGGCCAGGCGCCCAGGCCGGCGCGGGACCGCCGCGAGGGCCGAGGCTCCCCGCAAGCAGAAACCTCGAAGCGCCAGTGCCCCCAAGTCCCGCCCCCCTCCCGCCAAGGCGAAGCCTCGCCGGCGCAAGGGCTCGCGAGGCGCCAAGACGCGTGAGGTTCCCGAGGTCCAGGAGGACTTCAGGGGTCCATGGTATCTCCACGGCGTGGTGCGCGCGAAGGGCCCCTTGAAGCTGGGCGCGCTGGGGCTCGGCATGCCGCCGGCCCGGATTCACGGCGTGCGGGAGGGAGCGCTCACCGCGCTGGTGTCTCCCATCTCCACGCACCGGGTGGACCCGACGCGGGCGAACCTCATGGCCCACCAGCGCGCCGCCGAGGTCATCCTCCGCGACCACACGCTCCTGCCCGTGGCCTTCGGCACCGTGCTGAGCTCTCGGGCGCAGGTGCAGCAGTTGCTGCGCGCCACGAAGGCGGTGCTCACCACCGCGCTGAGCGCGCTGGACGACAAGGTGGAGCTGGGCGTCAAGGTGCTGCACCACCGCGAGCACCTGGCCCGGCGCATGGAGCTGGAGGACCTGGGCCTGCGCCGTCGCGCGGATGAAATGGAGACCGAGCACGAGCAGAGGCTCTGGCACGCGGTGGAGCTGCGCGCGGCCCTCGACATGGCCGCGATGCTGGAGAGCCTGCGCCCGCTGGCCGCGGCCTCGCGCATCCACTCCCCCGTGGGAGAGCGGATGCTGCTCAACACGGCCTTCCTCGTCACGCGGGCGGAGGTGCCCGCCTTCGAGGCGAAGGTCCGGACGCTGGCCGCGCGCTCGGACCTCTACTCCTTCCGCTTCACCGGCCCCTGGCCGGCGTACAGCTTCGTCGACGTGAGGCTCGGGCTGGCCAGGGAAGAGGCCCCCGCCGCTTCAGGGCCCGCTGGCTGA
- a CDS encoding DNA-3-methyladenine glycosylase 2 family protein, translated as MLRPVPAAPSLLPEAFTPEVRRTLARADPKLGALMKRVGDFRLELGPLHSPFAALAESIVYQQLHGKAAAAIFARVCERVGKGRRFTPQALLATADTELREAGLSANKLAALQDLARKSLDGTVPPLARVRKMEDAELIEHCTQVRGIGQWTVEMLLIFRLGRPDVLPVDDFGVRKGFMLTYGLPEMPRPKAVLEFGERWRPWRSVASWYMWRATELPVESADA; from the coding sequence ATGCTCCGCCCCGTGCCCGCTGCCCCGAGTCTTCTTCCCGAAGCCTTCACCCCCGAGGTCCGCCGCACGCTGGCGCGCGCGGACCCGAAGCTGGGCGCGCTGATGAAGCGCGTGGGGGACTTCCGCCTCGAGCTGGGCCCGCTGCACAGTCCTTTCGCCGCGCTGGCGGAGTCCATTGTCTATCAGCAGCTGCACGGCAAGGCCGCCGCCGCCATCTTCGCGCGAGTCTGCGAGCGGGTGGGCAAGGGACGGCGCTTCACGCCGCAGGCCCTGCTGGCGACCGCCGACACGGAGCTGCGTGAAGCGGGCTTGTCCGCCAACAAGCTGGCCGCGCTCCAGGACCTGGCGCGCAAGTCGCTGGACGGCACGGTGCCTCCCTTGGCGCGTGTGCGGAAGATGGAGGACGCGGAGCTCATCGAGCACTGCACCCAGGTGCGCGGCATCGGCCAGTGGACCGTGGAGATGCTGCTCATCTTCCGGCTGGGTCGGCCGGACGTGCTGCCCGTGGATGACTTCGGCGTGCGCAAGGGCTTCATGCTCACCTACGGGCTTCCCGAGATGCCGCGCCCCAAGGCGGTCCTGGAGTTCGGCGAGCGCTGGCGTCCGTGGCGCTCGGTGGCGAGCTGGTACATGTGGCGCGCGACGGAGCTCCCGGTCGAATCCGCTGACGCCTGA
- a CDS encoding carboxymuconolactone decarboxylase family protein: MASLEVVRSELADAHKDTRLNLQSVLEGGSLTPEQRWCVAVASAFAVRNERLKEAMLNEARKALANPEPVIEDARAAASLMAMNNVYYRFRHMIGKESYSTKRAGLRMNRLAQVLTNKVDFELVCLAVSAINGCEMCMQSHEKVVLEGGLSEDQVHDAVRIAAVIHAAAVGLES, encoded by the coding sequence ATGGCCTCGCTCGAAGTCGTCCGCTCTGAACTCGCGGACGCCCACAAGGACACCCGCCTCAACCTCCAGTCGGTGCTGGAGGGTGGAAGCCTCACGCCGGAGCAGCGTTGGTGTGTGGCCGTCGCTTCTGCCTTCGCCGTTCGCAACGAGCGGCTGAAGGAGGCGATGCTCAACGAGGCGCGGAAGGCACTCGCGAACCCCGAGCCCGTCATCGAGGATGCGCGCGCCGCCGCCTCGCTGATGGCGATGAACAACGTCTACTACCGCTTCCGGCACATGATCGGGAAAGAGTCGTACTCGACCAAGCGCGCCGGACTGCGGATGAACAGGCTCGCGCAGGTGCTGACCAACAAGGTGGACTTCGAGCTGGTCTGCCTCGCGGTGAGCGCCATCAACGGCTGCGAGATGTGCATGCAGTCCCACGAGAAGGTCGTCCTCGAGGGCGGCCTCTCCGAGGACCAGGTGCACGACGCGGTCCGCATCGCGGCGGTCATCCACGCCGCCGCGGTGGGCCTGGAGTCGTAG
- a CDS encoding pyridoxal phosphate-dependent aminotransferase, with product MSDDVTTIPAFRSVPRTGVIYVTAEATRRGYRSSDPDWCNLGQGQPETGDLPGAPPRLNTVNIDVADMEYAPVAGLWDVREAIASLYNRIYRRGMPSQYSAENVCLSGGGRAALTRAAASLGSINLGHFLPDYTAYEELLDVFKAFTAIPILLEGERGYAFTHEDLRREVQGRGLSALLFSNPCNPTGKLVHGEEMARWVGVAREQECVLLIDEFYSHYIWTGRPGHLPVESAARYVEDVNRDPVVMFDGFTKNWRYPGWRMTWTVGPKQVIEAVSSAGSFLDGGGSRPLQRAAIPMLQEEPVVAETLAIHSAFREKRDRFHSRLERLGIRTDRAPDGTFYVWGNVSGLPAPLNDGMGFFRAALEHKIITVPGEFFDVNPGKRRARPSRFRSYVRLSFGPSMEVLEKALGRLEAMVLQHSRV from the coding sequence GTGAGCGACGACGTCACGACGATTCCCGCATTCCGCTCCGTGCCGCGCACGGGCGTCATCTACGTCACCGCCGAGGCCACGCGCCGAGGCTACCGTTCCAGCGACCCCGACTGGTGCAACCTGGGCCAGGGGCAGCCGGAGACGGGAGACCTGCCGGGCGCCCCACCCCGGCTGAACACGGTGAACATCGACGTGGCGGACATGGAGTACGCCCCCGTCGCGGGCCTCTGGGACGTGCGAGAGGCCATCGCCAGCCTCTACAACCGCATCTACCGCCGGGGCATGCCCAGCCAGTACAGCGCGGAGAACGTGTGCCTGTCGGGCGGAGGACGCGCGGCCCTCACGCGCGCGGCGGCGAGCCTGGGCAGCATCAACCTGGGCCACTTCCTGCCCGACTACACGGCCTACGAGGAGCTGCTGGACGTCTTCAAGGCGTTCACCGCCATCCCCATCCTCCTGGAGGGTGAGCGCGGCTACGCCTTCACCCACGAGGACCTGCGCCGCGAGGTGCAGGGCCGCGGCCTCTCCGCGCTGCTCTTCTCCAACCCGTGCAACCCCACCGGCAAGCTGGTGCACGGCGAGGAGATGGCCCGCTGGGTGGGCGTCGCACGCGAGCAGGAGTGCGTGCTGCTCATCGACGAGTTCTATTCGCACTACATCTGGACGGGCCGCCCCGGGCACCTGCCCGTGGAGAGCGCCGCGCGCTACGTCGAGGACGTGAACCGCGACCCGGTCGTCATGTTCGACGGCTTCACCAAGAACTGGCGCTACCCGGGTTGGCGCATGACGTGGACGGTGGGGCCCAAGCAGGTGATTGAGGCCGTCTCCAGCGCGGGCAGCTTCCTGGACGGCGGTGGCAGCCGGCCCTTGCAGCGCGCGGCCATTCCGATGCTCCAGGAGGAGCCGGTGGTGGCGGAGACGCTGGCCATCCACAGCGCGTTCCGCGAGAAGCGCGACCGCTTCCACTCGCGGCTGGAGCGGCTGGGCATCCGCACGGACCGGGCGCCGGACGGGACGTTCTACGTCTGGGGCAACGTGTCCGGCCTGCCCGCGCCGCTCAACGACGGCATGGGCTTCTTCCGCGCGGCGCTGGAGCACAAGATCATCACCGTGCCCGGCGAGTTCTTCGACGTGAACCCGGGCAAGCGCCGCGCCCGGCCCTCGCGCTTCCGCAGCTACGTGCGCCTGTCCTTCGGCCCGTCCATGGAGGTGCTGGAGAAGGCCCTCGGCCGGCTGGAGGCCATGGTGCTCCAGCACAGCCGCGTCTGA
- a CDS encoding FAD-dependent oxidoreductase — MDEARTHPSLWTLTAPPREFPPLTGDLTVDVAVIGGGMAGLTTAWLLKRAGKRVVVLEMNRILSGQTGQTTAHLTELLDTPYSTLRRDFGPSGARLAAASSRAALEQVASLVEALGLDCDFQRVPLFRFAETVRELDALERELPAAREAGLSVSLTHAVPLPFPVRGALKVEDQALFHPRKYLLGLADRIPGEGCHLFEDTRVLDVQDGAPCRVVTNRGVVTATDVVEATTTPLNRVFLHTKLYPYRTYAVAGPLEGSLEPGEYYDSREPYHYIRTQPVDGHLHVIVGGEDHKVGAAVDTEQCYAALEEYTLKRFPVKRLTSRWSGQVIEPADGLPFIGLNRASRHVYVATGFSGTGMTFGTLAGMMFTDLILGRHNAYAALYDATRVKPLAGAKDFLQENAEVAFRFVVDRLSRPDGKHLSEVAPGEAKVLEVDGKKVAVYREPDGTSHAVSPVCTHLGCHVHWNGAERSWDCPCHGARYSPTGKVLNGPAVRDLPSRKLPR; from the coding sequence ATGGATGAAGCGCGGACGCATCCGTCGTTGTGGACGCTGACGGCGCCACCTCGTGAGTTCCCTCCGCTGACAGGGGACCTGACGGTGGACGTCGCCGTCATCGGTGGGGGAATGGCGGGCCTCACCACGGCCTGGCTGTTGAAGCGCGCTGGCAAACGGGTGGTGGTTTTGGAGATGAACCGCATCCTGTCGGGGCAGACAGGTCAGACGACCGCTCACCTCACGGAGCTGCTCGACACGCCCTATTCCACGCTGCGCCGCGATTTCGGTCCGTCGGGGGCGCGGCTCGCCGCGGCCTCCAGTCGCGCCGCGTTGGAGCAGGTGGCCTCGCTCGTCGAGGCGCTGGGCCTGGACTGCGACTTCCAGCGTGTCCCCCTGTTTCGTTTCGCGGAGACGGTGCGCGAGTTGGACGCGTTGGAGCGCGAGCTTCCCGCCGCGCGGGAGGCGGGGCTGTCGGTGTCGCTCACCCATGCGGTGCCGCTGCCCTTCCCGGTGCGAGGAGCGCTGAAGGTGGAGGACCAGGCCCTGTTCCATCCTCGCAAGTACCTGCTGGGGTTGGCGGACCGCATCCCGGGCGAGGGGTGTCATCTGTTCGAGGACACCCGGGTGCTGGACGTCCAGGATGGCGCGCCTTGCCGTGTCGTCACGAACCGGGGCGTCGTCACCGCGACGGATGTGGTGGAGGCCACCACCACGCCGCTCAACCGCGTCTTCCTTCACACCAAGCTGTACCCGTACCGCACCTACGCGGTGGCGGGGCCGCTCGAAGGTTCGCTGGAGCCAGGGGAGTACTACGACTCCCGGGAGCCCTATCACTACATCCGCACCCAGCCCGTCGATGGACACCTCCACGTCATCGTGGGAGGCGAGGACCACAAGGTGGGTGCGGCCGTGGACACCGAGCAGTGCTACGCGGCGCTGGAGGAGTACACGCTGAAGCGCTTCCCGGTGAAGCGCCTCACCTCGCGCTGGTCCGGCCAGGTCATCGAGCCCGCGGATGGGCTGCCCTTCATCGGCTTGAATCGCGCGAGCCGTCACGTCTACGTGGCCACGGGCTTCTCGGGCACGGGCATGACGTTCGGCACGCTGGCGGGGATGATGTTCACCGACCTCATCCTGGGGCGGCACAATGCCTACGCGGCGCTGTATGACGCCACGCGGGTGAAGCCGCTCGCGGGCGCGAAGGACTTCCTCCAGGAGAACGCGGAGGTGGCCTTCCGCTTCGTCGTGGACCGGCTCTCCCGGCCGGATGGCAAGCACCTGTCCGAGGTGGCTCCCGGCGAGGCGAAGGTGCTGGAGGTGGACGGGAAGAAGGTGGCCGTCTACCGCGAGCCGGATGGGACGTCCCACGCGGTCTCGCCCGTGTGCACCCACCTGGGGTGCCATGTGCATTGGAATGGCGCGGAGCGCTCCTGGGACTGTCCCTGCCACGGCGCGCGCTACAGCCCCACGGGCAAGGTGCTGAATGGTCCCGCGGTGAGGGACCTGCCTTCGCGCAAGCTGCCCAGGTGA
- the dps gene encoding DNA starvation/stationary phase protection protein Dps, with protein MYKSPSPLPEKTRATIADSLNARLADGLDLHSQIKVAHWNIKGPQFASLHPLFETFAVSLANHNDSIAERAVTLGAKAYGTSRHVGKASRLPEYPQETTRDLEHVKLLAERIEVYLDGLRESRKLFVEVDDADSEDLATGIIVEFEKHAWFLRASLEG; from the coding sequence ATGTACAAGAGCCCCAGCCCCCTCCCCGAGAAGACCCGCGCAACCATCGCCGACTCGCTCAACGCGCGGCTCGCGGACGGCCTCGACCTGCACTCGCAAATCAAGGTGGCCCACTGGAACATCAAGGGCCCGCAGTTCGCTTCGCTGCACCCGCTGTTCGAGACCTTCGCGGTGAGCCTGGCCAACCACAACGACTCCATCGCCGAGCGCGCGGTGACGCTGGGCGCCAAGGCGTACGGCACCAGCCGCCATGTCGGCAAGGCAAGCCGCCTGCCCGAGTATCCGCAGGAGACGACCCGCGATTTGGAGCACGTGAAGCTCCTGGCCGAGCGCATCGAGGTCTACCTGGACGGCCTGCGCGAGAGCCGCAAGCTCTTCGTCGAGGTGGATGACGCGGACTCCGAGGACCTGGCCACCGGCATCATCGTGGAGTTCGAGAAGCACGCGTGGTTCCTGCGCGCGTCACTGGAAGGCTGA
- a CDS encoding PAS domain-containing sensor histidine kinase has protein sequence MVSPAPLSTAHASSADARLALAEQLLTCDAAQDCARAVVEWLAVHAPAPAVACLTRDEPGGRLGCLASTGLTEAQHAALTEAPDADTEHPLAEVLTQAVPCFFPHERALIPIPGTGGLFAVPLGREGASPVGLLLIWVNGPTLPSEVAWVAAHAGPYLAKQVTSGPLGLGGGALFRHIIDAVTDPVLLTDLDGRLRLANARAESLLVASPDASDGRKRAVQLNQRVFTTAVASTARGPVPGVSWREIPLVDPSEGLDLLFELVGTRVYAPDGREAMVSVLRNVTDLGRATQALGESYRRLRATEREARSERHRLDRVLDSVADPIILSSPSGGAVMMNEPAEKLFTSSSEGGRAAQRRVRSNDAVFSSFLANLLDTGGGPRWRGQLNLVDPASGGTRPMEAVATKVLGDGGELTGIVTLFQDRGEALEKARLLERLKEVSTLLEARVQVATAELAEQNEKLRRQAIQLEQASAAKSQFLANMSHEFRTPLNAILGYTNMLLQGVSGELTPIQRRNLTRIDSNGRHLLEVINEILDITRIEAGRMPLHLSDFGIPELLQEVMAEMDPIIVRSKLAVSTHLGAKLPQVHSDRQKMKQVVLNLLSNALKFTHEGSVKVSAECASPSSLLTISVTDTGIGIDPAYQEKIFEDFQQVDSSPTRAYGGTGLGLSICRRLADMLGGRVTLQSIPGQGSTFTLHFPRRPRRT, from the coding sequence TTGGTCTCTCCCGCCCCTCTCTCCACAGCCCACGCCTCCAGCGCCGATGCACGCCTCGCCCTCGCCGAGCAGCTGCTCACCTGCGACGCGGCGCAAGACTGCGCGCGCGCGGTGGTGGAGTGGCTGGCCGTGCATGCTCCCGCCCCCGCCGTGGCCTGTCTGACGCGCGATGAGCCCGGAGGGAGGCTCGGCTGTCTTGCGTCCACGGGCCTGACCGAGGCCCAGCACGCCGCGCTGACGGAAGCGCCCGACGCGGACACGGAGCACCCGCTGGCGGAGGTGCTCACCCAGGCCGTCCCCTGCTTCTTCCCGCACGAGCGCGCGCTCATCCCCATCCCCGGAACAGGAGGACTGTTCGCCGTTCCGCTGGGCCGCGAGGGCGCCTCCCCCGTGGGCCTGCTGCTCATCTGGGTCAACGGCCCCACCCTCCCCTCCGAGGTCGCCTGGGTCGCCGCGCACGCGGGGCCCTACCTCGCGAAGCAGGTCACCTCCGGTCCGCTGGGCCTGGGCGGCGGCGCGCTGTTCCGCCACATCATCGACGCGGTGACGGACCCCGTGCTGCTCACGGACCTGGACGGACGCCTGCGGCTGGCCAACGCGCGCGCGGAGTCCCTGCTCGTCGCGAGCCCCGACGCGAGCGACGGCCGCAAGCGCGCCGTCCAGCTCAACCAGCGCGTGTTCACCACCGCGGTGGCCAGCACCGCGCGAGGCCCCGTGCCGGGGGTGAGCTGGCGCGAGATTCCCCTGGTGGACCCTTCCGAGGGACTGGACCTGCTCTTCGAGCTGGTGGGCACGCGCGTGTATGCCCCCGACGGCCGCGAGGCCATGGTGAGCGTGCTGCGCAACGTGACGGACCTGGGCCGCGCCACCCAGGCCCTGGGCGAGAGCTACCGCCGCCTGCGCGCCACCGAGCGCGAGGCCCGCAGCGAGCGCCACCGCCTGGACCGCGTGCTCGACTCCGTGGCGGACCCCATCATCCTCTCCAGCCCGTCGGGTGGCGCGGTGATGATGAACGAGCCCGCGGAGAAGCTCTTCACCTCCTCCTCCGAGGGAGGCCGGGCCGCGCAGCGCCGCGTGCGCTCCAACGACGCCGTGTTCTCCTCGTTCCTCGCCAACCTGCTGGACACCGGAGGCGGCCCCCGCTGGCGTGGTCAGCTCAACCTCGTGGACCCGGCCAGCGGAGGCACCCGTCCCATGGAGGCGGTGGCCACCAAGGTGCTGGGAGACGGAGGTGAGCTGACGGGCATCGTCACGCTCTTCCAGGACCGGGGCGAGGCGCTGGAGAAGGCGCGCCTCCTGGAGCGGCTCAAGGAGGTCTCCACGCTGCTGGAGGCGCGCGTGCAGGTGGCCACCGCGGAGCTGGCCGAGCAGAACGAGAAGCTGCGCCGTCAGGCCATCCAGTTGGAGCAGGCCAGCGCGGCCAAGTCGCAGTTCCTGGCCAACATGTCCCACGAGTTCCGCACGCCGCTCAATGCCATCCTCGGCTACACCAACATGCTCCTGCAGGGCGTGTCGGGGGAGCTCACCCCCATCCAGCGGCGCAACCTGACGCGCATCGACTCCAACGGTCGGCACCTGCTGGAGGTCATCAACGAAATCCTGGACATCACCCGCATCGAGGCGGGGCGGATGCCGCTGCACCTGTCGGACTTCGGCATCCCGGAGCTGCTCCAGGAGGTGATGGCGGAGATGGACCCCATCATCGTCCGCAGCAAGCTGGCGGTGAGCACACACCTGGGTGCGAAGCTGCCCCAGGTCCACAGCGACCGACAGAAGATGAAGCAGGTCGTCCTCAACCTCCTGTCCAATGCCTTGAAGTTCACGCACGAGGGCTCGGTGAAGGTGTCGGCGGAGTGCGCCTCGCCCTCCTCCCTGCTCACCATCTCCGTGACGGACACCGGGATTGGCATCGACCCGGCCTATCAGGAGAAGATTTTCGAGGACTTCCAACAGGTGGACAGCTCGCCCACCCGCGCCTATGGGGGCACCGGGCTCGGGCTGTCCATCTGCCGTCGTCTGGCCGACATGCTGGGGGGACGCGTCACCCTTCAGAGTATCCCGGGGCAGGGGTCGACCTTCACGCTGCACTTTCCACGACGCCCGAGGCGGACATGA
- a CDS encoding zinc-dependent alcohol dehydrogenase codes for MRALTYQGPFRVRVEDKPEPRLEHPQDVILRVTRTAICGSDLHLMHGLVPDTRVGHTFGHEFTGVVEERGSEVTQLHQGDRVVVPFNISCGICFYCERGLTALCENSNPSSDVASGVYGYSHTTGGYDGGQAEYVRVPFADVGPLKIPDDMEDEEVLFLGDILPTGYMGAEMGEIKGGETVVVFGAGPVGLFAMRSAWLMGAGRVVAVDPVRYRLEFAEHYAQVETVNSQEVEDVVVSLKEMFDGRGPDVCIDAVGMEATGSFTQRVLGLGLKLEAGAPTVLTWCIDAVRKGGNVSIVGVYGPPWNVLPIGTAMNKGLTLRMNQCNVRRYMPHLLKRIREGLIDAKAIITHRMSLEEAPEAYHLFAQKRDGCVKCVLTPGRA; via the coding sequence ATGCGAGCACTGACGTACCAGGGACCCTTCAGGGTCCGAGTGGAGGACAAGCCAGAACCGAGGCTGGAGCATCCCCAGGACGTCATCCTCCGGGTGACTCGCACCGCCATCTGTGGCTCGGACCTGCACTTGATGCACGGCCTGGTGCCGGACACGCGGGTGGGCCACACCTTCGGTCACGAGTTCACCGGCGTGGTGGAGGAGCGAGGCTCGGAGGTCACCCAGTTGCATCAGGGCGACCGGGTGGTGGTGCCGTTCAACATCTCCTGCGGCATCTGCTTCTACTGCGAGCGCGGACTCACGGCGCTGTGTGAGAACAGCAACCCATCGAGCGACGTGGCCAGTGGGGTGTATGGCTATTCGCACACGACGGGCGGCTACGACGGCGGGCAGGCGGAGTACGTGCGTGTGCCGTTCGCGGACGTGGGGCCCCTGAAGATTCCGGACGACATGGAGGACGAGGAGGTGTTGTTCCTCGGGGACATCCTGCCGACGGGCTACATGGGCGCGGAGATGGGGGAGATCAAAGGGGGCGAGACGGTGGTGGTGTTCGGCGCGGGGCCGGTGGGCCTGTTCGCCATGCGGTCCGCGTGGCTGATGGGCGCCGGGCGTGTGGTGGCGGTGGACCCGGTGCGCTACCGCCTCGAGTTCGCGGAGCACTATGCCCAGGTGGAGACGGTGAACTCCCAGGAGGTGGAGGACGTCGTCGTGTCCTTGAAGGAGATGTTCGATGGGCGCGGCCCGGACGTGTGCATCGACGCGGTGGGCATGGAGGCGACGGGCTCCTTCACGCAGCGGGTGTTGGGGCTGGGGCTGAAGCTGGAGGCGGGGGCGCCCACGGTGCTGACGTGGTGCATCGATGCCGTGCGCAAGGGAGGCAATGTCTCCATCGTGGGGGTGTACGGGCCTCCGTGGAACGTGCTGCCCATTGGCACCGCGATGAACAAGGGGCTCACGCTGCGGATGAACCAGTGCAACGTGCGCCGCTACATGCCGCATCTGTTGAAGCGCATCCGCGAGGGGCTCATCGACGCGAAGGCCATCATCACCCACCGGATGTCCCTGGAGGAGGCTCCAGAGGCGTATCACCTGTTCGCCCAGAAGCGCGATGGCTGCGTCAAATGTGTCCTCACGCCAGGGCGAGCCTGA
- a CDS encoding response regulator, with product MTNPSPNLQPLVLVVDDYDDAREMYAEYLEYSGFRVAQARNGQEALDQAFALVPDIILMDLSLPVIDGWEATRQLKKDDRTRTIPVVALTGHALTGQSDEARGAGCDSFVTKPCLPDELVTEVRNLLAQRAVAATR from the coding sequence ATGACGAATCCCTCCCCGAATCTCCAGCCGCTCGTGCTCGTCGTCGACGACTACGACGACGCGCGGGAGATGTACGCGGAGTACCTCGAGTACTCAGGCTTCCGCGTGGCGCAGGCCCGCAACGGCCAGGAGGCGCTGGACCAGGCCTTCGCGCTCGTGCCCGACATCATCCTGATGGACCTGTCGCTGCCCGTCATCGACGGCTGGGAGGCCACGCGCCAGCTGAAGAAGGATGACCGCACGCGCACCATCCCCGTGGTGGCCCTCACCGGGCATGCGCTGACGGGCCAGTCGGACGAAGCGCGGGGCGCGGGGTGCGACTCGTTCGTCACCAAGCCCTGCCTCCCCGATGAGCTCGTCACCGAGGTCCGCAACCTGCTCGCGCAGCGCGCGGTCGCGGCGACCCGGTAG